From Streptomyces sp. GSL17-111, one genomic window encodes:
- a CDS encoding roadblock/LC7 domain-containing protein, with product MRRALRQRPVGERTPPPPPPPPAPPRPPRPDVFDELVRLRARLPQVTGALAASVDGLVLASDTARVDPEPLAAVTAASLGVAVRLADVTGQGGFRELVVRAEGGYVATYAAGTTAVLTVLAEPRSNVGRVHLEARRAGARIGALLEDAAS from the coding sequence ATGAGGCGTGCACTGCGCCAGCGCCCGGTGGGCGAGCGGACGCCTCCTCCCCCGCCCCCGCCGCCCGCGCCGCCCCGGCCGCCCCGCCCGGACGTCTTCGACGAACTCGTCCGACTGCGCGCCCGGCTGCCGCAGGTCACCGGTGCCCTCGCGGCGAGCGTCGACGGACTCGTGCTGGCCTCCGACACCGCGCGGGTGGATCCCGAACCGCTGGCCGCCGTCACCGCCGCCTCCCTCGGCGTCGCGGTACGGCTCGCCGACGTCACCGGGCAGGGCGGCTTCCGCGAACTCGTCGTCCGCGCCGAGGGCGGCTACGTCGCGACCTACGCGGCCGGCACCACCGCCGTCCTGACCGTGCTGGCCGAGCCGCGCAGCAACGTCGGCCGCGTCCACCTGGAGGCCCGCCGCGCGGGCGCCCGCATCGGCGCTCTTCTCGAAGACGCCGCTTCCTGA